A region of the Marmota flaviventris isolate mMarFla1 chromosome 3, mMarFla1.hap1, whole genome shotgun sequence genome:
CAGCGTTCATCAGCACTAATTAGGATTTAATGAAGATAGCTACAGTCTTCATTTCTTGTTCCAGTCTTCAAGGCAAGACCACAATAAAAGAGGTAATGATTACAGCAAAATCCAAGAACCAGGTGTAGATACCAAACTGCTTCAGGTCCACTAGAAAGTAACTGGGTATTTCTCTATCTAAGCATGCTGTATATGAAGGAGAGAATTTTGTTGCTCATAGCAGTTGGAGAGTTTTCAGTGGGGATCTTGGGGAATGCTTTCATCGCCTTGATAAACTTCATGAACTGGGTCAAGAATAGGAAGATTGCCTCCATTGATTTAATCCTCACAAGTCTGGCTATATCCAGAATTTGTCTATTGTATATAATATTATTAGACTGTTCTATATTGGTGCTGTATCCAGATGTCTATGCCACTGGTAAACAAATGAGAATCATTGACTTCTTCTGGACCCTAACCAACCACTTAAGTGTCTGGTTTGCCACCTGCCtcagcattttctatttcttcaagaTAGCAAACTTTTTCCACCCTCTTTTCCTCTGGATGAAGTGGAGAATTGACAGGGTGGTTCTCAAGACTCTACTGGGGTGCTTGGCCTTCTCTGTGTTTATTAGTCTTCCAGTCACTAAGAATTTGAATGATGATTTCAGACACTGTGTGAAGGCAAAGTGGAGAAGAAACTTAACTTTGAAATGCAGAATAAAGAAAACCACATATGCCTCTACCAAGATATATCTCAACCTGGTAACACTATTTCCCTTTTTTGTGTCCTTGATCTCATTTCTCCTCTTGATCCTCTCCCTGTGGAGACACACCAGGCAGATGCAGCTCAATGCCTCAGGGCACAGAGATCCCAGCTCAGAAGCCCACGTGGGAGCCATGAAAGCAGtcatctccttcctcctcctcttcatcatcTACTATTTGGCCTTTCTTATAGCCACCTCCAGCTATTTTATGCCAGAGACTGAATTAGCTGTCATTTTTGGTGAGTTGATTGCTCTAATCTATCCCTCAGGCCATTCATTTATCCTGATCCTGGGCAACAATAAATTAAGACAAGCATTTTTCAGGGTGTTTTGGAAAGTGAAGTatattctaaaaagaagaaaaatttaacaaaCAGATCTGAGAAGAAGCTATAATTCTCCAGGACAAAGAATTAGAAGAGGTTTCTTAATTATCTTCAGTTCTTGCATTAATTTTAGTTTCATGTGGttaattattcaaaatttatttagcaCATTTATAATTGTAACTTAGGAAATCTCATGTAAACTGACTTTGTCTctatatctttctctttcttcctcttttcagaGTTGATTCTTTAAACTAtgttttaaagcaaattataatCAATATCCTAACATAAACCATGAAAGGGGAGGGCATTTTCATTGCTTGTTCTAAATCACTTCTCCAGATGCAAATGTATAACCAATTCAAAACAACTGTAATAGCATCTTGCTGTGTTTGCATCCTTATGAAAAGCAGCCAATGTCATGATTCTTCTCAAATCATCGAATTAAGCTTCACCTTTGGAAAAGACTCAATCAAGTAACAATTCTTAATAAATTCTGTGGAATTGTATGAATATAGTAGTAATCAATACTGATTAGAATCACTGCTAGCATTATTTTAGGATCATAGACTAATTAATAAAAGATATTGTAGAAGCAACAGAAAGTTTGTGTAGAAATTCTCTGCAAAACAAAGAGCCTATTGTTTGCTTATTGAATAGAATTTCTCCACAAAAGACATGTGTAAGTTTGCTTTTATCAAGATACCATGATAAGATGAGAGCTTCAATCAAAACCTTAAATATCAAGATGTTAAAACTATCAACAAAACATTGATTCAATTCAAGTCATCTCTATATACCTGGACTGTATACATTTATAAGATCTGTTTGGGACATTCCATCAAAAACATATTATTTGTATATGGCAAAGATATTGTGGAGAGATCAACTCTGTTAATAGCCAGCCTAAAGTAGTCATGAGCTTTGtgtacataaaagaaaatatttacaaataaagacattaaatagTCTCATCAATAGATTtgtttaaaatcaaaatgaattttatactATATTCAggtattcatttatcttttctgaaaatataataGAAAGGATAGAATATAATAGAAAGGATATAGATCAATtaaattgacaaatttcttaaggtTTATTGAGTGTCTTGTaagttaaagaaatagaaagttagATGCATAGCCTAtagtttgtatttctttaaatagtgCCCAAAAGGATACCAATCCCTGATCCTGACACAGCTAAGGCCTAGTTTATATGGATTTacatacacaaaaacaaaagaactctGAGGGCTGATGGAAAT
Encoded here:
- the LOC114082903 gene encoding taste receptor type 2 member 7-like; this encodes MLYMKERILLLIAVGEFSVGILGNAFIALINFMNWVKNRKIASIDLILTSLAISRICLLYIILLDCSILVLYPDVYATGKQMRIIDFFWTLTNHLSVWFATCLSIFYFFKIANFFHPLFLWMKWRIDRVVLKTLLGCLAFSVFISLPVTKNLNDDFRHCVKAKWRRNLTLKCRIKKTTYASTKIYLNLVTLFPFFVSLISFLLLILSLWRHTRQMQLNASGHRDPSSEAHVGAMKAVISFLLLFIIYYLAFLIATSSYFMPETELAVIFGELIALIYPSGHSFILILGNNKLRQAFFRVFWKVKYILKRRKI